Proteins from a single region of Acidianus ambivalens:
- the rpsJ gene encoding 30S ribosomal protein S10, which translates to MPTKARIRLWSTNVKDLNYVVTQIKAIVDKTGISMRGPVPLPTKRLEVPVMKLPHGEGRKKWEKWEMSIHKRVIDIAADERVMRQLMRVRVPEDVYIEIELI; encoded by the coding sequence ATGCCTACTAAAGCAAGAATAAGATTATGGAGCACAAACGTTAAAGATCTAAATTACGTTGTGACACAAATAAAGGCTATAGTCGATAAGACCGGAATTAGTATGAGAGGTCCAGTGCCTTTGCCTACTAAAAGACTAGAAGTTCCTGTAATGAAATTACCGCACGGAGAAGGAAGGAAGAAATGGGAAAAGTGGGAGATGAGCATTCATAAAAGAGTAATAGACATTGCTGCTGATGAAAGGGTAATGAGACAATTAATGAGAGTAAGAGTTCCAGAAGACGTATATATTGAAATAGAATTAATTTAG